A genomic stretch from Desulfosoma sp. includes:
- a CDS encoding Hsp20/alpha crystallin family protein — protein MALLRWSDQGDLFRPFEEMEREMERLRREMDRLFTGFRGFRPLRVGVFPLLNVSEDKDNLHVRAELPGIQPSDLEISVEGDTLTLRGERKSPEAEANVSYHRREREFGRFRRSLTLPTRIDVDKVEAVFQNGILKITLPKAEEARPKQITVKTA, from the coding sequence ATGGCATTGTTGCGCTGGTCCGACCAGGGGGATCTCTTCCGACCGTTTGAGGAAATGGAACGGGAAATGGAACGTCTTCGCCGAGAAATGGACCGCTTGTTTACGGGGTTTCGAGGATTTCGGCCGCTGAGGGTCGGCGTTTTTCCGCTTCTCAATGTTAGCGAGGACAAAGACAACCTGCATGTCCGTGCGGAACTGCCCGGCATTCAGCCCAGCGATCTGGAAATTTCAGTGGAAGGGGACACTCTGACCCTTCGAGGGGAGCGCAAGAGTCCCGAGGCTGAGGCGAATGTGAGTTATCATCGCCGTGAAAGGGAATTCGGAAGGTTTCGCCGAAGCTTGACCTTGCCGACACGCATTGACGTAGACAAGGTGGAAGCCGTTTTCCAGAACGGCATTCTCAAGATCACTTTGCCCAAGGCCGAGGAAGCCCGACCGAAACAGATTACGGTCAAAACCGCTTAA
- a CDS encoding acetate--CoA ligase family protein — translation MDPLFDPRSVAVVGVSPSPENLGKNIIKNLRLFGFRGTIYPIGPRGGVVEGYRVYESVKELPEPVDVAVILTPARFVPDLLAECGEIGVRWAVIQSGGFRESGLERMDLEKQVLDTASRYDIRFVGPNCLGVMDTTTGFSVPFIALPAVYRTGRTAIMAQSGGMGLSLAEALSTAGVGFGKFVSLGNKLNLDEVDYLTSMVDDPKTDILYFYLEDFKRGREFFEFASRSPKPIVLHKSNTSPLSRTIAQSHTAALAADDRLVDHLAKEAGVVRVRSVSEAVKVIKGFSLPVLRGRRLAVLSRSGGHAVVAADTCDALGFTFPPLADEVLNEVQRHARAGVIRLGNPLDLGDIYDLNVYEGLVEKVMRQPDIDGVVHIHVSHMAVEHDATMRLLDDLKRHAAVYRKPVAVVVEVPFKDRVALEREASYPFFTDVRDALEALSAQHWYYTSSKRARPSMGTKGAKPPWFETAQAWIQSRKEAGRQPLLHECFELLEILGMSVAPWRLVKSWSEVQNAAEALGYPVALKAVGSDLVHKSDQGAVVLGINDATALDKAWRSLWTRGFSLEGIVVQKMMVGSREMIVGAHRDPVFGSVVLVGMGGILVELLHDVSVCLTPLSSAEALEMIHHLRGASLLKGYRGLRPLDLTEVGEAVSRLSLFMDCFPAVREIDINPIIFGDQGEAGVAVDGHLLLEKV, via the coding sequence ATGGATCCCTTGTTTGATCCGAGATCGGTGGCTGTGGTCGGGGTTTCCCCGTCCCCGGAAAACTTGGGCAAAAACATTATCAAAAATCTGAGGTTGTTCGGGTTTAGGGGAACCATCTATCCCATTGGACCTCGAGGCGGCGTCGTGGAAGGCTACAGAGTTTATGAATCCGTTAAGGAACTTCCCGAACCGGTGGATGTGGCCGTGATTTTGACGCCGGCTCGTTTCGTCCCCGACCTGCTGGCTGAGTGCGGAGAAATCGGGGTGCGATGGGCCGTGATTCAATCAGGAGGTTTTCGAGAATCGGGTTTAGAGAGGATGGATCTGGAAAAGCAGGTTTTGGACACGGCCAGCCGCTACGACATACGCTTTGTGGGCCCCAACTGCCTTGGCGTGATGGACACAACCACGGGTTTTTCGGTTCCTTTCATTGCCCTGCCTGCTGTGTACAGAACCGGGCGCACGGCGATTATGGCCCAGAGCGGTGGCATGGGATTGTCCTTGGCCGAAGCACTGAGCACGGCGGGCGTTGGTTTCGGGAAATTCGTCAGTCTTGGAAACAAATTAAATCTGGACGAGGTCGATTACCTCACCTCTATGGTGGATGATCCCAAGACAGACATCCTTTATTTTTACCTGGAAGATTTCAAGCGAGGTCGGGAATTTTTTGAGTTCGCATCCCGGAGTCCCAAGCCCATAGTTCTCCACAAATCCAATACTTCCCCTCTCAGCCGAACCATCGCCCAGTCCCATACGGCAGCCTTGGCAGCCGATGACCGTCTGGTGGACCATTTGGCCAAGGAAGCCGGGGTTGTCCGGGTTCGTTCGGTGAGCGAAGCTGTCAAGGTTATCAAGGGTTTTTCTCTGCCAGTGCTTCGTGGCCGCAGGTTGGCGGTGCTTTCCCGTTCCGGAGGGCACGCCGTGGTGGCAGCGGACACCTGTGATGCCTTGGGTTTTACGTTTCCGCCTTTGGCCGACGAGGTCCTTAACGAGGTTCAACGACACGCCAGGGCTGGAGTCATCCGGCTTGGGAATCCACTGGATTTGGGTGATATCTATGACCTGAACGTCTATGAAGGTTTGGTGGAAAAGGTCATGAGACAGCCGGACATTGATGGTGTTGTGCACATCCATGTCTCGCACATGGCGGTGGAGCACGACGCCACCATGCGATTGCTGGATGACCTTAAGCGCCACGCCGCGGTTTACCGGAAACCCGTTGCCGTGGTTGTGGAAGTTCCTTTCAAGGATCGCGTGGCTTTGGAGAGAGAGGCTTCTTATCCTTTCTTTACGGATGTTCGTGACGCCCTGGAGGCCTTAAGCGCACAGCACTGGTATTATACGTCTTCAAAGAGGGCGAGACCTTCCATGGGGACGAAAGGGGCGAAACCGCCCTGGTTTGAAACCGCACAGGCATGGATTCAATCCCGAAAAGAGGCGGGGCGACAGCCGTTGCTCCATGAGTGTTTTGAACTCCTTGAAATTCTTGGCATGAGCGTGGCGCCATGGAGGCTGGTTAAATCCTGGAGCGAGGTGCAGAATGCCGCTGAAGCCTTGGGATATCCTGTGGCCCTCAAGGCTGTTGGGAGTGATCTTGTCCACAAGAGCGATCAAGGAGCGGTTGTCCTTGGCATCAACGACGCCACTGCGTTGGACAAGGCGTGGCGAAGCCTCTGGACTCGAGGCTTCAGCCTGGAAGGCATAGTGGTGCAAAAGATGATGGTCGGGAGTCGCGAGATGATTGTCGGAGCTCATCGAGATCCTGTTTTCGGCTCGGTGGTGCTGGTAGGAATGGGCGGCATTCTTGTCGAACTCCTCCACGATGTTTCTGTGTGCTTGACCCCCCTCTCTTCAGCGGAGGCTTTGGAAATGATCCATCATCTGCGAGGCGCTTCCCTTCTCAAAGGCTATCGTGGTCTGCGACCTCTAGATCTGACAGAAGTCGGCGAGGCCGTCTCACGTCTTTCTCTTTTTATGGATTGTTTTCCCGCCGTTCGAGAAATCGACATCAATCCCATTATCTTCGGTGACCAAGGGGAAGCGGGTGTCGCCGTGGATGGGCACCTTCTTCTTGAGAAGGTATGA
- a CDS encoding MarR family transcriptional regulator — protein MLFQDCLCFQLGSMSRSLARYYRDRIAPYGLTHAQFFMLMALYEEEGATLSTLAEKTHLDRPTVTGLVDRLERDGWAARKPDPNDRRSSRVFLTPKAQDHREALLRIYHEVNGMLLERFGHEEWRRFRSLLERVLGEDDYQGA, from the coding sequence ATGCTTTTTCAGGATTGCTTGTGTTTTCAGCTGGGTTCCATGAGTCGATCCCTGGCCCGCTACTACCGCGACCGCATCGCGCCCTATGGGCTCACGCACGCCCAGTTTTTTATGCTGATGGCTTTGTACGAAGAAGAAGGAGCCACCTTGAGCACTCTGGCGGAAAAAACCCATTTGGATCGGCCGACCGTCACCGGTTTGGTGGACCGTTTAGAGCGGGACGGGTGGGCGGCTCGGAAACCCGATCCCAATGATCGTCGATCGTCCCGTGTTTTTTTGACTCCCAAAGCCCAAGATCATCGAGAAGCCCTTCTTCGAATTTACCATGAGGTTAATGGGATGCTTTTGGAAAGATTTGGACATGAAGAATGGAGACGCTTTCGTTCTTTATTGGAACGTGTGCTGGGCGAGGACGATTATCAGGGGGCTTAG
- a CDS encoding MBL fold metallo-hydrolase, translating to MRTFEKEDPCLEGIGWVPDSGPCSGVYVIDHGRVLIDAGNMVGLVDHLEEMAPLDKVERLLLTHTHFDHVGGMAEIYQRTAPDVLVHPVAREYARLLRPPFPEFFQALEDAGKIHSVLDEQEIDGIGLKALHVPGHTAGDLCFYHAEAQALFSGDAVLPYQLRFSAILSKPDDFCGGRMQDKLQSLRRLLRLPVRHLFPGHGEPVLHKGSHQIKIALVTLYQSLYENLPEKAWLLMAQDLAAAGQPEEAEECLKKARALAPTSEEVDHVCAMLGRKA from the coding sequence GTGCGAACGTTTGAAAAGGAGGATCCGTGTCTAGAAGGAATAGGGTGGGTTCCCGATTCGGGGCCGTGTTCCGGTGTTTATGTGATCGATCACGGGCGAGTGTTGATTGACGCGGGGAACATGGTGGGGCTAGTGGATCACCTGGAAGAAATGGCCCCTTTGGATAAAGTGGAACGCCTGCTTTTGACGCACACGCATTTTGATCATGTGGGAGGCATGGCGGAAATCTACCAAAGGACAGCCCCCGATGTCCTGGTGCATCCCGTAGCGCGGGAATACGCTCGTTTGTTGAGGCCGCCCTTTCCGGAATTTTTTCAAGCCTTAGAAGATGCCGGTAAAATCCACAGTGTTTTGGACGAGCAGGAAATTGATGGGATCGGGTTGAAAGCTTTGCATGTGCCGGGGCACACGGCTGGAGACCTGTGTTTTTATCATGCGGAGGCCCAGGCCCTTTTCAGTGGGGATGCCGTGCTTCCCTATCAGCTGAGGTTTTCGGCGATTCTCTCCAAGCCGGATGATTTCTGCGGCGGTCGTATGCAGGATAAGCTCCAGAGTCTTCGTCGGCTTCTTCGTTTGCCCGTCAGGCATCTTTTTCCCGGACACGGCGAGCCCGTGCTTCACAAGGGATCGCATCAGATCAAGATCGCTCTTGTGACCCTTTATCAATCTCTTTACGAGAACCTACCCGAGAAAGCGTGGCTGCTCATGGCGCAGGACTTGGCAGCCGCAGGCCAGCCCGAAGAAGCCGAAGAATGTCTCAAAAAGGCGCGAGCCCTGGCTCCCACTTCGGAAGAAGTGGACCATGTGTGTGCCATGCTCGGCCGAAAAGCCTAA
- the katG gene encoding catalase/peroxidase HPI, with translation MEHDRSKPSASGVAAGQAKSLQEWWPNQLNLKMLHQNCPKANPMGEDFDYRQEFLSLDLEAVKKDLRDLMTTSQDWWPADFGHYGPLLIRMAWHSAGTYRIGDGRGGAGSGQQRFAPLNSWPDNVNLDKARRLLWPIKQKYGRKISWADLMILAGNVALESMGAKTIGFAGGRVDWFEPDESVYWGSEGQWLEDRRHSTRGDLENPLAAVQMGLIYVNPEGPNGNPDPVAAAKDIRETFGRMGMNDEETVALIAGGHTFGKCHGAGPASHLGPEPEAAPIEQQGLGWKSSFGTGKGPDTITSGLEVTWTVSPTKWSNNFFFNLFRYEWELTKSPAGAYQWVAKGAPAVVPDAHDPNKKHPPTMLTTDLSLRFDPIYEKISRRFMEHPEEFADAFARAWFKLVHRDMGPRSRYLGPEVPSEEFIWQDPIPAVDHPLVDDKDIAAVKAKILASGLTVSQLVYTAWSSASTFRGSDKRGGANGARIRLAPQKDWEVNMPEQLSKVLGVLAGIQQEFNTSASGGKKVSLADLIVLGGCAAIEQAARNAGFDVKVPFAPGRMDALQEQTDVASFAVLEPIYDGFRNYLKAPYSIPAEHLLVDKAQLLTLTAPEMTVLVGGMRVLNANFKKAPHGVFTHRPEALTNDFFVHLLDMGTEWHPIGEDANLFEGRDRQTGKPKWTATRVDLIFGHNAQLRAIAEVYACTDGQEKFVQDFVSAWNKVMNLDRFDLWWR, from the coding sequence ATGGAACACGATCGATCCAAACCTTCGGCCTCTGGAGTCGCAGCCGGCCAAGCCAAATCCCTTCAAGAGTGGTGGCCCAACCAGTTGAACTTGAAGATGCTTCATCAGAATTGTCCCAAGGCCAATCCCATGGGGGAAGACTTTGACTACCGTCAAGAATTCCTATCCCTTGATTTAGAGGCCGTCAAAAAAGACCTGCGGGATTTGATGACGACCTCTCAAGATTGGTGGCCTGCCGACTTCGGCCACTATGGGCCTCTGTTGATTCGTATGGCCTGGCATAGTGCGGGCACCTATCGTATCGGAGACGGACGAGGCGGTGCCGGTTCCGGGCAGCAACGTTTTGCGCCGCTCAACAGTTGGCCGGACAATGTGAATCTGGACAAAGCGCGCCGGCTTTTGTGGCCAATCAAGCAAAAATACGGCCGAAAGATTTCTTGGGCGGATCTCATGATTCTGGCCGGAAATGTGGCTTTGGAATCCATGGGGGCCAAAACCATCGGTTTTGCCGGCGGTCGCGTGGATTGGTTTGAACCCGATGAAAGTGTGTATTGGGGGTCCGAAGGGCAATGGCTGGAAGACAGGCGTCATTCGACTCGGGGAGATCTGGAAAATCCACTGGCTGCCGTTCAGATGGGGCTTATCTATGTCAATCCTGAAGGTCCCAACGGCAATCCGGACCCCGTCGCGGCAGCCAAGGACATACGGGAAACCTTTGGCCGCATGGGGATGAACGACGAGGAAACCGTAGCCTTGATTGCCGGAGGCCACACCTTCGGAAAATGCCATGGGGCCGGTCCGGCATCCCATTTAGGGCCGGAACCTGAGGCGGCTCCCATTGAACAGCAGGGACTGGGCTGGAAAAGCAGCTTCGGCACCGGGAAAGGTCCCGACACGATCACCAGTGGGCTGGAGGTCACCTGGACGGTCTCGCCCACCAAATGGAGCAACAACTTCTTTTTCAATCTGTTTCGTTATGAGTGGGAATTGACCAAGAGTCCGGCCGGAGCCTACCAATGGGTCGCTAAAGGGGCTCCTGCGGTGGTGCCTGATGCCCATGATCCCAATAAGAAGCACCCGCCGACCATGTTGACTACGGATCTGTCTCTTCGGTTTGACCCTATTTACGAAAAGATCTCAAGGCGTTTCATGGAACACCCTGAAGAGTTTGCCGATGCATTTGCTCGAGCCTGGTTCAAGCTCGTGCACCGCGATATGGGCCCTCGCAGCCGCTACCTGGGGCCTGAGGTTCCTTCCGAAGAATTTATATGGCAAGATCCTATTCCCGCAGTGGATCATCCTCTGGTTGACGACAAGGACATCGCCGCAGTTAAGGCCAAAATTCTGGCCTCAGGCTTGACGGTTTCCCAGTTGGTTTACACGGCCTGGTCGTCGGCTTCCACTTTTAGAGGTTCCGACAAGCGGGGCGGGGCCAACGGAGCTCGCATTCGTCTGGCGCCTCAGAAAGATTGGGAAGTCAACATGCCCGAACAGCTTTCTAAGGTGCTTGGGGTTCTCGCAGGCATTCAGCAAGAGTTCAACACTTCGGCTTCAGGCGGGAAAAAAGTTTCCTTGGCCGATCTGATCGTTTTGGGAGGATGTGCTGCTATTGAACAAGCCGCCAGAAATGCCGGTTTTGATGTGAAGGTTCCTTTTGCTCCCGGCCGCATGGATGCCCTTCAAGAACAAACGGATGTCGCCTCCTTTGCAGTGCTCGAACCCATTTACGATGGTTTTCGAAACTACCTCAAAGCCCCATACAGCATTCCGGCCGAACATCTTCTCGTCGACAAGGCCCAGCTTCTCACCCTCACTGCCCCGGAAATGACCGTGCTCGTGGGTGGCATGCGCGTTCTCAATGCCAATTTCAAAAAGGCGCCTCATGGGGTCTTCACTCATCGTCCGGAAGCGCTCACCAATGACTTTTTCGTGCATTTGCTGGACATGGGTACGGAATGGCATCCTATAGGAGAAGACGCGAACCTGTTTGAAGGGCGGGATCGCCAAACGGGAAAACCAAAGTGGACGGCCACTCGGGTCGACTTGATCTTTGGCCATAACGCGCAGCTTCGAGCCATCGCCGAAGTTTACGCTTGCACCGATGGACAAGAGAAATTCGTTCAAGACTTTGTTTCGGCTTGGAACAAGGTCATGAATCTTGACAGATTTGATCTGTGGTGGAGGTAG
- a CDS encoding Fur family transcriptional regulator, with translation MMPAALGHDPGERFQCMVNKLREHGLRMTPQRLAIVQALVSTEAHPSVENIYTEVSRRFPTTSLATVYKTVSLLKELNEVLELGFPNMSNRYDGLKPYPHPHVICLRCKKIMDPELVGIADLAEEMARKTGFTILSHRLDFFGICPECQNREDV, from the coding sequence ATGATGCCAGCCGCCTTGGGCCATGATCCGGGTGAGCGGTTTCAATGCATGGTGAATAAGCTCAGGGAGCACGGGTTGCGCATGACACCGCAGCGGCTGGCCATTGTGCAGGCTTTGGTGTCCACCGAGGCCCATCCCAGCGTGGAAAATATTTACACGGAGGTGAGTCGCCGTTTTCCCACAACCAGTTTGGCCACGGTTTACAAAACGGTTTCCTTACTGAAGGAGCTCAACGAAGTTTTGGAATTGGGTTTTCCAAACATGAGCAACCGCTACGACGGTTTAAAGCCTTACCCGCATCCTCATGTGATCTGCCTTCGATGCAAAAAGATCATGGACCCTGAACTGGTCGGCATCGCGGATTTGGCAGAGGAAATGGCTCGAAAAACGGGCTTTACCATCCTTTCCCATCGACTGGATTTTTTCGGCATCTGCCCCGAGTGTCAAAATCGGGAAGATGTCTAG
- a CDS encoding acetate--CoA ligase family protein has product MTGQHRDPLEAFDAMLCPGSVAVVGASTHGGKVGNFVLRSVLASGVQHVYAVHAGGAKEVLGVKAYPSIGTIPKDKVDLFLFAIPQDHILANFQDAIDKGCRGAVIFTAGFREAGEEGLQKQLALRRMADEAGVKIIGPNTMGFYRSHSRMNATFMPVLSDFFKEKGRITVVSQSGGVAGFAAIRFLEDHIPIGTLVCLGNRANVEFADMLDFCAQDTETSVVALFIEGLDDVRRFYESAANCASQKPVVVLGAGYTAAGQKVARSHTGSMAQSEAIYEAAFRQAGLIRVRTVEELVDTAKILDLSPRPKGNRVAITTHTAGPAVLASDVMARKGLALEDLSDETKKALVSRKMLAPFMPPGNPVDLTTFGYLDRRLYVEVLDLLAKDPNVDATLSICISGLGDPQVVPFPIEAYGQTLKTSGKPGVFVWGAPSGAKEEFQAWMRAGVPAYPTAERAAAALANLYEATRPKVQTPGESSFEPLPREVLGLVDNLRASGQKLVLEAEAKRVLESAGLRTARTQVARNVDEAVMEAGRTGFPVVMKIVSPDIIHKSDVGGVRLGIDDEAAVRRAFQEMTKQVKDCLPQARLLGVGIQPMVPEGTEVIVGGYRDPQAGPVVMFGLGGIWVEVLKDVSFRLAPVSEAEAFRMIEDIRGARVLEGVRGRKPVNKRALVALIETVGRLMAQAPIAEIDCNPVIFHGDTYTIADARMVLL; this is encoded by the coding sequence GTGACCGGTCAACACCGAGATCCCTTAGAAGCGTTCGATGCCATGTTGTGTCCAGGTTCGGTTGCAGTGGTCGGAGCGTCCACCCATGGCGGAAAGGTCGGGAATTTCGTGCTGCGCTCGGTGTTGGCCTCCGGGGTGCAGCATGTCTATGCGGTCCACGCGGGCGGAGCCAAAGAAGTTCTGGGTGTGAAAGCTTACCCGTCCATCGGCACGATCCCCAAAGACAAGGTGGATCTTTTTCTTTTTGCGATCCCGCAAGACCACATCCTTGCTAATTTTCAAGACGCCATTGACAAAGGATGTCGAGGGGCCGTCATCTTTACGGCAGGTTTTCGAGAGGCTGGAGAGGAAGGGCTGCAAAAGCAGTTGGCGCTGCGACGTATGGCCGATGAAGCAGGTGTGAAAATCATCGGTCCCAACACCATGGGGTTCTATCGTTCCCACAGTCGCATGAATGCGACCTTCATGCCGGTTTTGTCAGACTTTTTTAAAGAAAAGGGTCGTATCACAGTCGTCAGCCAAAGCGGTGGTGTCGCAGGTTTTGCAGCCATTCGTTTTCTTGAGGACCACATTCCCATTGGAACGCTCGTGTGTCTGGGAAACCGGGCCAATGTAGAATTTGCCGACATGCTGGATTTTTGCGCTCAAGATACGGAAACTTCTGTGGTGGCACTTTTCATTGAAGGGCTGGACGATGTTCGTCGGTTCTACGAGTCGGCGGCCAATTGTGCTTCTCAAAAGCCCGTGGTGGTTCTCGGAGCGGGCTACACGGCCGCAGGCCAAAAGGTGGCGCGTTCCCACACGGGAAGCATGGCACAATCGGAAGCGATTTACGAAGCGGCTTTTCGTCAGGCAGGTCTGATTCGAGTGCGCACGGTCGAGGAACTGGTGGATACGGCGAAAATTCTGGATCTCAGTCCACGACCTAAGGGAAATCGAGTGGCCATCACCACGCATACAGCCGGACCGGCTGTTCTGGCTTCCGACGTCATGGCTCGAAAAGGTCTCGCCCTTGAGGATCTCAGTGACGAAACCAAGAAAGCTCTGGTGTCCCGGAAGATGCTGGCACCGTTCATGCCGCCGGGAAATCCTGTGGATCTCACCACGTTCGGTTACCTTGACCGACGTCTTTATGTGGAGGTTTTGGACCTTTTGGCGAAGGACCCCAATGTGGATGCCACACTTTCCATATGCATATCAGGTTTGGGGGATCCTCAAGTTGTTCCTTTTCCCATCGAAGCTTATGGTCAGACGCTGAAGACATCGGGCAAACCCGGAGTTTTCGTATGGGGAGCTCCCTCAGGGGCCAAAGAAGAATTTCAAGCATGGATGCGTGCTGGTGTTCCGGCCTATCCCACGGCAGAGCGGGCGGCTGCGGCTCTGGCGAATCTTTACGAGGCGACCCGCCCTAAGGTTCAAACACCTGGGGAGAGTTCTTTTGAACCGTTGCCAAGGGAAGTTCTTGGTCTTGTGGATAATCTTCGGGCTTCGGGACAAAAGTTGGTTTTGGAAGCGGAGGCCAAGCGTGTTCTGGAAAGCGCCGGTTTGCGCACAGCCCGCACACAGGTGGCAAGGAACGTAGATGAGGCCGTCATGGAAGCCGGAAGGACCGGTTTTCCTGTGGTGATGAAAATCGTTTCTCCAGACATTATCCACAAAAGCGATGTGGGAGGGGTTCGCCTGGGAATCGACGATGAGGCAGCTGTGCGACGGGCCTTTCAGGAGATGACCAAACAGGTGAAGGATTGCCTTCCTCAAGCCCGTCTTCTTGGGGTGGGTATTCAGCCCATGGTCCCTGAGGGGACCGAGGTGATTGTAGGCGGTTACAGGGACCCTCAAGCCGGACCGGTGGTCATGTTTGGTTTAGGGGGAATCTGGGTGGAGGTGTTAAAGGACGTATCTTTTCGTTTAGCTCCCGTTTCCGAAGCGGAAGCTTTCAGAATGATTGAAGACATCCGAGGAGCTCGGGTCCTGGAAGGGGTTCGAGGTCGAAAGCCTGTGAACAAAAGAGCCTTGGTTGCCTTGATTGAAACCGTTGGCCGCCTCATGGCTCAGGCACCCATTGCGGAAATCGATTGCAATCCTGTCATTTTTCATGGGGACACGTACACCATTGCCGACGCCCGCATGGTTTTGCTCTAA
- a CDS encoding pyridoxamine 5'-phosphate oxidase family protein, with translation MDLKAYFDQTKGFGVLATADAEGKVDVAVYARPHVMEDGTLGFIMKDRLTHHNLQSNPRAAYLFREDGGGYKGKRFFLKKVKESQDPELIESLRRKSYATRSEDPDTKEFAVFFTVEKELPLIGSA, from the coding sequence ATGGATCTCAAGGCTTATTTCGATCAGACAAAAGGTTTCGGTGTTCTGGCGACGGCGGATGCGGAAGGAAAGGTGGATGTGGCGGTCTACGCTCGACCCCACGTCATGGAAGACGGCACCCTTGGCTTTATCATGAAAGATCGACTGACCCACCACAACCTGCAATCGAATCCTCGAGCCGCTTATCTTTTCCGTGAAGATGGCGGAGGCTACAAAGGAAAGCGCTTTTTTCTAAAAAAGGTAAAGGAGTCTCAGGATCCCGAACTGATTGAGTCTTTGCGTCGAAAAAGTTATGCGACCAGATCCGAAGATCCTGACACCAAAGAATTCGCAGTGTTTTTTACCGTCGAAAAAGAACTGCCGTTGATCGGTTCAGCTTGA
- a CDS encoding flavodoxin family protein has product MKILALNGSHRKGGNTAIMLRIVLEEAQKGGAETELLELVDYRIDYCLSCHWCLREARCSIQDDEMLFLAEKLMCCDALVLGSPVYFGNVTGRMKVFMDRTRFLHMRENLLAGKLGAAVTHAGLRNGGQEMTQMILERFLVLHGFRLVEPREPGRPIYNSGISGTLFETVDQGRFRWKKSVLQDELTVEMCRALGRNLLRCGALQPI; this is encoded by the coding sequence ATGAAGATTCTTGCCCTGAACGGTAGTCACCGAAAAGGTGGAAATACAGCCATTATGCTACGAATCGTTCTGGAAGAAGCGCAAAAGGGTGGGGCAGAAACCGAACTTCTTGAACTTGTGGATTATCGCATCGATTACTGTCTGTCCTGTCACTGGTGTCTTCGCGAAGCGCGTTGTTCCATTCAGGATGACGAGATGCTCTTTTTGGCGGAAAAGCTGATGTGTTGCGACGCCTTGGTTCTTGGTTCTCCGGTGTATTTCGGTAACGTGACCGGAAGGATGAAGGTCTTTATGGATCGAACTCGGTTTCTGCATATGAGGGAAAATCTTTTGGCAGGAAAGCTCGGAGCCGCCGTGACTCATGCGGGGCTGCGCAATGGAGGCCAGGAAATGACCCAGATGATCCTCGAACGTTTCTTGGTCTTGCATGGTTTTCGGCTGGTGGAGCCTCGAGAGCCCGGCCGTCCCATTTACAATTCCGGAATTTCGGGAACCTTGTTTGAGACGGTGGATCAAGGACGTTTTCGGTGGAAGAAGAGTGTGCTTCAGGACGAACTTACGGTGGAAATGTGTCGAGCTTTGGGCCGCAATCTGCTTCGCTGCGGCGCCCTCCAACCAATCTGA